The segment CACTAATACGTCCAGAACAACCGCACTACGCTCGGTGAGCGGAGGCGGTTCGTCCTGCGGAGGACGTGCGAGATCAACGACGAAGTTAACCGCTTCGTCGCGCCTGAAACCACCTTGAATTCGCCTCATGCTTGCGGCTTACTCCGCATCGCCCCGGCGCATGGCATGAACACGTTTAGCAGTCGTAGCGTGCGAGCAAAGATCATGAAGCCCAAAAAGTTGATTCTCTCGACGGCGTTATCCGCCGTCGCGCTATTCTCGACGCAAGTCGGCGCTCAAACGCCGTACGGACCAGGCTATCCGCCGCAAGCGGCGCCTGCGTATGGTGCGCCGAGCGGCTACTCGATGATGGGCGGGGGTTACGCGATGCCGTATGGTCCGATGGGACCGGCGCCAGGCTATGCCGCTGCACCGATGGGATATCAGCAAGTCATGCCGGCCGGATATCAAGATCCGACCATGGCGGGCGATCCCCCAATGGAATACGAACAATACGCCCCGGGACAAGAGTACGGCGAAAGCGTCATGGAAGGTTCGCCCTACGGCGAAACGCTGCATGACGCTTCGTGCAGCAGCTGCGACCTGCCGCCGCGCGTCTACGGCTCGGCTGACCTGTTGGTCATGTGGCGGAAGAGCTCGAATCTGGTGTCGATCTTGACCACCAGCGATGCGGTCGACGAAGGGGTGATCGGCGCCCCGACGACGTCGACGTTGTTTGGCGGTCCGGAGCAAGGTCACGCGTTGACCGGTATGCGGATCACCACGGGGCTGTGGCTCGACAACTACCAAAACTGGTCGGTCGGCGGCAGCTTCCTCGCCCTGGAACGCGAAGTTCAAGGGATCAACGCGACTTCGGCGGAATTCCCGACGCTCGCGTTTCCGTTCTTCAATACGAACACCAACGCTAACGCGTCGATCGTCGTCGCTTTGCCGGGCGCGGGTAACAATGCGGCCGACAATACCACGGTCGGCATCCGCAAGGATAATAACTTCTACACCGGCGACATGTTCTTCACGAAGCACCTGTATACCAGCCACGCAAATCGCGTCGACTTCGTCGGCGGTTACTACTACGCTCGCATCGACGATGCGATGAAGATCCGGGCTCAATACACGGCGCAGGACGCGGGCGGCACGGTGCCGGTCGGCACGGTCGTGAACGTGGGGGACAACTTCCTCGCCAAGAACGAGTTCAACGGCGGTGAAGTCGGTTTGATCTTCGACTTCCAGGATGGTCCGTTCACCTGGCGAGCCCTGGGTAAGATCGCTCTCGGCAGCATGCACCAGCGGATGGCGATCAGCGGTTCGCGTCAGGAAACGTTCGGCGGCATCACCGACGAATTCAACGGCGGCATCTACGCTCGGGACTCGAATATCGGGGACTACTCGCGAGACGTCTTCTGCTTTATCCCGGAAGGCCAGTTCGACCTGATCTATGCGTTGACCTGTAACTTGGACCTGAAGATCGGTTGCACGTACATTTACGTCAGCGACGTCGCCTTGGCTCAGGGCGCCGTTCCGGGGACGATCAACCCGAGCGGTGGAGACCCGGTCTACACGTTCGGCAGCGACGACTACTGGGCGCTGGGCGCCACGTTCGGCGTCGACTTCCACTACTAAGCGAAGTCGCGTCGCAGCAGAAAAAAAAGAGAGCCGACCTTTGCGGGTCGGCTCTCTTCGTTTCTTGACGTTCGTTCTGGTCGGAGTTTCGACTAGATGTCCGTGAAAGCGACGTCGACGGTCGACAAGTGATCGACGATCGTGCGGATGTCGCCGGTCAACATGAAGATGACCGCATCGCTGGTGTCGGCGATCAGCAGGAAGTCCGGATGGTTCGGCGAGAAGGTGACCGGAGCGATCACTTCCGGAGT is part of the Blastopirellula sediminis genome and harbors:
- a CDS encoding BBP7 family outer membrane beta-barrel protein; the encoded protein is MKPKKLILSTALSAVALFSTQVGAQTPYGPGYPPQAAPAYGAPSGYSMMGGGYAMPYGPMGPAPGYAAAPMGYQQVMPAGYQDPTMAGDPPMEYEQYAPGQEYGESVMEGSPYGETLHDASCSSCDLPPRVYGSADLLVMWRKSSNLVSILTTSDAVDEGVIGAPTTSTLFGGPEQGHALTGMRITTGLWLDNYQNWSVGGSFLALEREVQGINATSAEFPTLAFPFFNTNTNANASIVVALPGAGNNAADNTTVGIRKDNNFYTGDMFFTKHLYTSHANRVDFVGGYYYARIDDAMKIRAQYTAQDAGGTVPVGTVVNVGDNFLAKNEFNGGEVGLIFDFQDGPFTWRALGKIALGSMHQRMAISGSRQETFGGITDEFNGGIYARDSNIGDYSRDVFCFIPEGQFDLIYALTCNLDLKIGCTYIYVSDVALAQGAVPGTINPSGGDPVYTFGSDDYWALGATFGVDFHY